One Edaphobacter bradus DNA window includes the following coding sequences:
- a CDS encoding 2,3,4,5-tetrahydropyridine-2,6-dicarboxylate N-succinyltransferase, with product MSLSGALQEKIEHWFAQGAAVVGNAEAEASFFELRGALEAGTLRSAEPDASLPLGWRVNAWVKRGILLGFRLGAMTEMGCTDGLSFVDKGTYPARRFAVTDGVRVVPGGSSVRSGAYLAKGVVVMPPAYVNVGAYVDEGTMVDSHALVGSCAQIGKRVHLSAAAQIGGVLEPVNASPVIIEDDALVGGNTGVYEGTVVRKRAVIAAGTVLTRGTPVYDLVKGEVYKATSEAPLVIPEGAVVVPGSRSVSKGKGADWGLSIAAPVIVKYRDEKTELSLVLEDVLR from the coding sequence GTGAGTTTGAGCGGAGCGTTGCAGGAGAAGATTGAGCACTGGTTTGCGCAGGGTGCGGCGGTTGTTGGGAATGCAGAGGCAGAAGCGTCTTTTTTCGAACTGCGCGGGGCGCTTGAGGCTGGCACGCTGCGGTCGGCGGAGCCGGACGCTTCCCTTCCCCTTGGCTGGCGCGTGAATGCATGGGTGAAGCGCGGGATACTGCTGGGCTTCCGGCTGGGCGCGATGACGGAGATGGGCTGCACGGACGGGCTCTCGTTTGTGGACAAGGGGACGTATCCCGCGCGGCGGTTTGCCGTGACCGACGGGGTGCGCGTGGTTCCGGGCGGTTCGAGCGTGCGCAGCGGGGCTTATCTGGCGAAGGGCGTTGTTGTGATGCCGCCGGCGTACGTGAACGTCGGCGCGTATGTGGACGAGGGGACGATGGTGGATTCGCACGCGCTGGTCGGGAGCTGCGCGCAGATCGGCAAGCGCGTGCACCTGAGTGCGGCGGCACAGATCGGCGGCGTGCTGGAGCCGGTGAACGCGAGCCCGGTAATTATCGAGGACGATGCGCTTGTGGGCGGAAACACGGGCGTCTACGAGGGCACGGTGGTGCGAAAGCGCGCGGTTATTGCGGCTGGCACAGTGTTGACGCGGGGAACTCCGGTGTATGACCTGGTGAAGGGCGAGGTCTACAAGGCAACGTCGGAGGCGCCGCTGGTGATTCCAGAAGGCGCGGTGGTCGTGCCGGGCTCGCGCTCTGTGAGCAAGGGCAAGGGCGCGGATTGGGGGCTGAGCATTGCGGCTCCGGTGATTGTGAAGTACCGCGATGAGAAGACGGAGCTGTCGCTGGTGCTGGAGGATGTGCTGCGGTAA
- the dapA gene encoding 4-hydroxy-tetrahydrodipicolinate synthase, with protein MDLMGCGTALVTPFGRDGSVDANSLRALVNWQIESGIDFLIPCGTTGEAATLSEAEWLQVVETVVEAAGGRVPVFAGCTHNATHEAVVRAKRVARVPRLTGILTANPYYNKPGQEGQYQHFKAIAEAVELPVLLYNIPGRTGANLEPATVLRLAELKNVIGVKESSGNIAQITELITTAPQGFKVLAGDDSMALPVLGLGGAGLVSVASNAIPAQMSQMVHAALDNDWVTARKFNRKFFRLMQAHFWEPSPAPIKAVLAMLGRGEEVLRLPMVPVSDGLRRKLEQMLGELGLLAGVSAGEAARAR; from the coding sequence ATGGATCTGATGGGCTGTGGAACGGCGCTGGTCACTCCCTTTGGGAGAGACGGCAGCGTGGATGCGAACTCACTGCGCGCACTGGTGAACTGGCAGATCGAGAGCGGAATCGATTTCCTGATTCCCTGCGGAACAACGGGCGAGGCGGCGACGCTGAGCGAGGCGGAGTGGCTGCAGGTAGTGGAGACTGTGGTTGAGGCCGCCGGGGGCCGGGTTCCTGTGTTTGCAGGATGCACGCACAACGCAACCCATGAGGCGGTCGTCCGCGCGAAGCGGGTGGCGCGGGTGCCGAGACTCACAGGGATTCTGACGGCGAATCCTTATTACAACAAGCCTGGGCAGGAGGGGCAGTACCAGCACTTCAAGGCGATCGCCGAGGCGGTGGAGCTGCCGGTATTGCTGTACAACATTCCCGGGCGAACGGGCGCGAACCTTGAGCCTGCGACTGTTCTGCGGCTGGCCGAGCTGAAGAACGTGATCGGAGTGAAGGAGTCGAGCGGCAATATTGCGCAGATTACGGAGCTGATTACGACGGCGCCCCAGGGCTTCAAGGTGCTTGCAGGGGACGACAGCATGGCGCTGCCGGTGCTGGGGCTGGGCGGGGCGGGCCTCGTCTCAGTGGCTTCGAATGCGATTCCGGCGCAGATGTCGCAGATGGTGCATGCTGCACTGGATAACGATTGGGTGACGGCGCGGAAGTTCAACCGGAAGTTCTTCCGGCTGATGCAGGCGCACTTCTGGGAGCCGAGCCCGGCTCCGATAAAGGCAGTGCTTGCGATGCTTGGGCGCGGTGAAGAAGTGCTGCGGCTGCCGATGGTCCCTGTGTCGGATGGGTTGCGGCGGAAGCTGGAGCAGATGCTTGGTGAGCTGGGGCTGCTCGCAGGTGTTTCCGCAGGTGAGGCGGCACGGGCACGCTGA
- a CDS encoding pyridoxal phosphate-dependent aminotransferase, with the protein MNSIHTGVSRRSFMRILGAASAAATAFPAFGAVQQAAGAPAQTQGRRGLGGGDMGEMRHLSADTVIISSNENPLGPAQSALSAISTTAPMGGRYHQEETMKTVAVFNDLFGLKKGYLALTPGSGGPLDLALMSNIGPDKPLVYGDPSYEQGPRAADTMKAPKFPVPLTATYAHDVKAMLKAHPSPGAYYIVNPNNPTGTMTPKEDIVWLLNNKPAGSVVIVDEAYHHFSNDESVIDLVAQDKDIIVLRTFSKIYGMAGLRAGVAVARPDLLAKFNTVAPPARSLASISITSAAAARASLEDKQLVPLRRKINADVRSETLEFLEKHGYKTVPGSQANMFMVDVKRPGRDFQQAMLKENVAIGRTWAAMPNYVRVTVGTKDEMQKFQTAFVKCMDTPPGTVNGAAYLHLPEFHVPSELYRG; encoded by the coding sequence ATGAATTCGATCCATACAGGTGTATCTCGCAGGTCTTTCATGCGGATTCTGGGAGCTGCCTCGGCGGCGGCCACCGCGTTTCCGGCGTTTGGAGCGGTTCAGCAGGCCGCGGGCGCTCCGGCGCAGACACAGGGCCGCCGCGGCTTAGGTGGCGGGGACATGGGCGAGATGCGCCATCTCTCCGCTGACACGGTGATCATCAGCTCCAATGAGAACCCGCTTGGGCCGGCGCAGTCGGCTCTTTCGGCGATCAGCACGACGGCTCCGATGGGCGGACGCTACCACCAGGAGGAGACGATGAAGACGGTCGCGGTCTTCAACGATCTGTTCGGACTGAAGAAGGGCTATTTGGCACTGACTCCGGGATCGGGCGGGCCGCTGGACCTGGCGCTGATGTCGAACATCGGGCCGGACAAGCCGCTGGTCTACGGCGACCCAAGCTATGAGCAGGGGCCGCGCGCAGCCGATACGATGAAGGCTCCGAAGTTCCCCGTTCCACTGACTGCAACCTACGCTCACGACGTGAAGGCGATGCTGAAGGCGCACCCCTCGCCGGGAGCGTACTACATCGTGAATCCGAACAACCCGACGGGGACGATGACACCGAAGGAAGACATCGTCTGGCTTCTGAACAACAAGCCGGCGGGGTCGGTGGTGATTGTCGATGAGGCGTACCACCACTTCTCGAATGACGAGTCCGTGATTGATCTGGTTGCGCAGGACAAGGACATCATCGTGCTGCGGACGTTCTCGAAGATCTACGGGATGGCGGGTCTGCGGGCAGGCGTGGCGGTTGCGCGGCCCGACCTTTTGGCGAAGTTCAACACGGTGGCTCCGCCGGCGCGCAGCCTTGCCAGCATCTCGATCACGAGCGCTGCAGCTGCTCGCGCGAGCCTCGAGGACAAGCAGCTGGTTCCGCTGCGCAGGAAGATCAACGCGGATGTCCGCTCGGAGACGCTAGAGTTCCTGGAGAAGCACGGCTACAAGACGGTTCCGGGCTCGCAGGCCAACATGTTCATGGTGGATGTGAAGCGTCCGGGCCGCGATTTCCAGCAGGCGATGCTGAAAGAGAACGTCGCGATTGGCCGCACGTGGGCCGCGATGCCGAACTACGTTCGCGTCACTGTGGGCACGAAGGATGAGATGCAGAAGTTCCAGACTGCCTTCGTGAAGTGCATGGATACTCCGCCGGGAACTGTGAACGGAGCGGCTTATCTGCACCTGCCCGAGTTCCACGTTCCTTCGGAGCTCTACCGCGGCTAA
- a CDS encoding aminopeptidase — translation MRVAVAEKTTKFAGLTLDEKLDRLAEVAVKVGLALRAGQELIMTAPMEALPLARKITEQAYKAGAVLVTTLYSDDPSVLARYEYGPDASFDFAPVWLQDGIANGFRSGAARLAISGANPALLAKQDPAKVSRANVAMSKASKPAMELITRHEINWTIVASATPEWAKLVFPGEREDIAIAKLWEAIFAASRVNVDDPIGEWQRHGERLKKRVDMLNEKRYYALHFKAPGTNLTVGLADDHLWAGGGTMAGNGIYCQPNIPTEECFTTPHKDRVDGTVRASKPLSHQGTLIENITVRFEAGRIVEATATAGKDVLNRLISTDEGARRLGEVALVPHASPIAQSGVLFWNTLFDENAASHIALGQAYSTCLIGGEKMSDAELTARGANSSLIHVDWMIGTGEMDVDGIANDGTAEPLIRKGAWVSQ, via the coding sequence ATGCGCGTTGCAGTGGCCGAGAAAACTACGAAATTTGCCGGGTTGACGCTGGATGAGAAGCTCGACCGTCTGGCCGAGGTAGCAGTAAAGGTGGGGCTGGCTCTGCGGGCCGGGCAGGAGCTGATTATGACGGCTCCGATGGAGGCCCTGCCGCTGGCGCGGAAGATTACGGAGCAGGCCTACAAGGCTGGAGCGGTGCTGGTGACGACACTGTACTCGGACGATCCGAGCGTGCTGGCGCGGTATGAGTATGGGCCGGATGCGAGCTTCGATTTTGCTCCGGTGTGGCTGCAGGACGGGATCGCGAATGGCTTCAGGAGCGGCGCGGCGCGGCTGGCGATCTCGGGAGCGAATCCGGCGCTGTTGGCCAAGCAGGACCCGGCGAAGGTCTCGCGGGCGAATGTCGCGATGTCAAAGGCCAGCAAGCCGGCGATGGAGCTAATTACGCGGCACGAGATCAACTGGACGATCGTGGCGAGCGCGACGCCGGAGTGGGCGAAGCTGGTCTTTCCGGGTGAGCGCGAGGATATTGCAATTGCCAAGCTGTGGGAGGCGATCTTTGCGGCCTCGCGCGTCAACGTGGATGATCCCATTGGGGAGTGGCAGCGGCATGGCGAGCGGCTGAAGAAGCGCGTCGATATGCTGAACGAGAAACGGTACTACGCGCTGCACTTCAAGGCGCCGGGAACCAACCTGACGGTGGGGCTGGCCGACGACCATCTGTGGGCGGGCGGAGGAACGATGGCGGGCAACGGGATCTACTGCCAGCCGAATATTCCGACGGAGGAGTGCTTTACGACTCCGCATAAGGACCGTGTGGATGGGACGGTGCGGGCGTCGAAGCCGCTGTCGCATCAGGGAACGCTGATCGAGAACATCACGGTGCGGTTTGAGGCGGGAAGGATTGTCGAAGCGACGGCTACGGCGGGCAAGGATGTGCTGAACCGGCTGATCTCGACTGACGAGGGCGCGCGGCGGTTGGGCGAGGTGGCGCTGGTTCCGCATGCGTCGCCGATTGCTCAGAGCGGCGTGCTGTTCTGGAATACGCTGTTTGACGAGAATGCGGCGAGCCACATTGCGCTGGGACAGGCATACTCGACGTGCCTGATCGGCGGGGAGAAGATGAGCGACGCCGAGTTGACGGCGCGTGGAGCAAACTCGAGCCTGATCCACGTGGACTGGATGATCGGCACGGGCGAGATGGACGTGGACGGCATCGCCAACGATGGCACGGCCGAGCCGCTGATCCGCAAGGGCGCTTGGGTTTCGCAGTGA
- the dapB gene encoding 4-hydroxy-tetrahydrodipicolinate reductase, translating into MRVLVLGHGKTGKLVAEVAAEHGHSVHVLDAKENANASALTAPFVTGFDVVIDFTSPEAVIQNMRAVLATGAKMVVGTTGWYDKLYDMRGLAERKQAGLLYGTNFSIGVQVMLQLARKMSELLKSSGYAFSIEETHHVTKLDSPSGTALTLADVVKGATGLQEIPITAHRVGDAAGVHELEAKGVADKLVLRHESHSRRGFAEGAVRAAEWLSTRTGCYDFQDVYTQI; encoded by the coding sequence ATGCGGGTATTGGTACTGGGGCATGGGAAGACAGGCAAGCTGGTGGCTGAGGTGGCGGCAGAGCACGGGCATAGCGTGCACGTGCTCGATGCGAAGGAGAATGCCAATGCTTCGGCGCTGACGGCTCCGTTTGTTACAGGGTTCGACGTGGTGATCGACTTCACCTCGCCTGAGGCAGTGATCCAGAACATGCGTGCGGTGTTGGCTACGGGGGCGAAGATGGTCGTTGGCACGACCGGCTGGTACGACAAGCTCTACGACATGCGTGGACTGGCCGAACGCAAGCAGGCAGGGCTGCTGTATGGGACGAACTTTTCGATCGGCGTGCAGGTGATGCTGCAGCTCGCAAGGAAGATGAGTGAGCTACTGAAGAGCAGCGGCTATGCGTTTTCCATCGAAGAGACCCACCATGTGACGAAGCTCGACTCGCCTTCAGGGACGGCACTGACGCTGGCAGATGTGGTAAAGGGCGCGACTGGGTTGCAGGAGATTCCCATCACTGCGCACCGGGTTGGCGACGCCGCGGGGGTCCATGAGCTTGAGGCGAAGGGCGTTGCGGACAAGCTGGTGCTGCGGCATGAGTCGCACTCGCGGCGTGGGTTTGCCGAGGGTGCGGTGCGGGCGGCGGAGTGGCTTTCAACGCGCACCGGCTGCTATGACTTTCAGGATGTTTACACGCAGATATAA
- the lysC gene encoding lysine-sensitive aspartokinase 3: MKFGGTSVEDAKAMERTAAIVAGRRKKGLDAIVVVSAMAKVTDQLIAAAAAAGRGDKAGALALSARLRNRHIDTSSDLLQQEQFAEMHAALHTEFDSLDDLLRGIAAVGELTPRTGDLVVSFGERLSSRMVAAAFAQRGLNGVHVDARTCIVTDANYGKAAPLETAIEAKLRELVLPLIEAKQTPVMGGFIGSTVDGITTTLGRGGSDYTAALVGGGLHAGAIEIWTDVNGIMTTDPRICPDALRVKSISFEEAAELAYFGAKVLHPATILPAVQKSIPVWVLNSRNAENEGTKITAVAPHCRNPFKSIAAKKKLTIIDIVASRMLMSYGYMKSVFDVFDRYKCAIDMVSTSEVSISLTVDSNERLPEICEELAKIADVKMEGHKALICMVGEDIRGHNGIAGQVFGAISHVNVRMISQGASEINMSFMIEEEDVEEAVRSLHRHFFADPDEEIFDVTARDVARGQVESKA; this comes from the coding sequence ATGAAGTTTGGCGGTACGTCGGTGGAAGACGCCAAGGCGATGGAGCGCACCGCGGCCATCGTGGCGGGACGCCGTAAAAAGGGCCTGGATGCAATCGTCGTCGTCTCTGCGATGGCGAAGGTGACGGACCAGTTGATTGCGGCCGCAGCCGCGGCAGGACGAGGAGACAAGGCTGGTGCGCTGGCGCTCAGCGCGCGGCTCAGAAACCGGCACATCGACACGTCGTCGGACCTGTTGCAGCAAGAGCAGTTTGCCGAGATGCATGCCGCGCTCCATACGGAGTTTGATTCACTGGATGATCTGCTGCGCGGAATCGCGGCAGTCGGCGAGCTGACGCCGAGAACAGGCGACCTGGTGGTGAGCTTCGGCGAGAGGCTCTCAAGCCGCATGGTTGCGGCGGCGTTTGCGCAGCGCGGGCTGAACGGCGTGCATGTCGACGCGAGGACCTGCATTGTGACCGATGCCAACTACGGCAAGGCTGCTCCCCTGGAGACGGCGATTGAAGCCAAGCTGCGCGAGTTGGTGCTGCCGCTGATTGAGGCGAAGCAGACGCCGGTGATGGGCGGGTTTATTGGCTCGACCGTGGACGGGATTACGACGACGCTGGGACGCGGCGGGAGCGACTATACTGCGGCGCTGGTGGGCGGAGGGCTGCACGCAGGCGCGATCGAGATCTGGACGGACGTGAACGGCATCATGACGACCGATCCGCGGATCTGTCCGGATGCGCTGCGGGTGAAGTCGATCAGCTTTGAGGAGGCGGCGGAACTGGCCTACTTCGGAGCAAAGGTGCTGCATCCGGCGACGATTCTTCCGGCGGTGCAGAAGAGCATTCCGGTGTGGGTGCTGAACTCGCGCAACGCAGAGAACGAAGGCACGAAGATCACGGCGGTGGCTCCGCACTGCAGGAATCCGTTCAAGAGCATCGCAGCGAAGAAGAAGCTGACGATCATCGATATCGTCGCGAGCCGGATGCTGATGTCGTACGGGTACATGAAGTCGGTCTTCGACGTCTTCGACAGGTACAAGTGTGCTATCGATATGGTTTCGACGAGCGAGGTGAGCATCTCGCTGACGGTGGACTCGAACGAGCGGCTGCCGGAGATCTGCGAGGAGCTGGCGAAGATTGCCGATGTGAAGATGGAGGGCCACAAGGCCCTGATCTGCATGGTGGGCGAGGACATTCGCGGGCATAACGGCATCGCAGGCCAAGTATTCGGAGCTATCAGCCATGTGAACGTGCGGATGATCTCGCAGGGAGCCAGCGAGATCAATATGAGCTTCATGATCGAAGAAGAGGACGTGGAGGAGGCGGTGCGCAGTCTTCACAGGCACTTCTTTGCCGATCCCGATGAAGAGATCTTTGACGTGACAGCGCGCGATGTAGCGCGGGGCCAGGTAGAGAGCAAGGCATAA
- the asd gene encoding aspartate-semialdehyde dehydrogenase has protein sequence MERRKVGILGATGMVGQRFIQLLNNHPWFEITWLAASDRSAGKAYAEACKWKLDTPLPANIGAMTVQPNVPELAKDDLPKIIFAALDAEHARELEPKFAAAGCAVISNSSAFRMVEDVPLVVPEVNAGHLDLLEAQAWRKNSGGYIVTNPNCSAIGLVLALKPLEERFGIESLFVSTMQAVSGAGYPGVASLDILGNVVPFIKNEEEKMQEEVGKLLGRSRGNRIEMLDAKVSAHCNRVPVEDGHTECVSIKFRKKATREEILAAWSEFAPLRGQHLPSAPEHPVEFDSSVDRPQPRLDRMRGHGMASTVGRLRECPLLDWKFVVLSHNTIRGAAGAALLNAEVLARMGKLDKLGVPTGNAAQRQAVLA, from the coding sequence ATGGAACGGCGTAAGGTTGGCATATTGGGCGCGACCGGAATGGTCGGGCAGCGATTCATTCAGTTGTTGAACAATCACCCCTGGTTCGAGATTACATGGCTGGCCGCGAGCGACCGCAGCGCGGGCAAGGCCTACGCCGAGGCCTGTAAATGGAAGCTGGACACTCCGCTTCCGGCAAATATTGGGGCCATGACGGTGCAACCGAACGTTCCTGAGCTGGCCAAGGACGACCTTCCAAAGATTATTTTTGCGGCGCTGGACGCCGAACATGCGCGCGAACTGGAGCCGAAGTTTGCGGCGGCCGGGTGCGCGGTGATCTCGAACTCGAGCGCATTCCGGATGGTGGAAGATGTTCCGCTGGTGGTTCCGGAGGTGAACGCCGGCCACCTCGACCTGCTGGAAGCGCAGGCGTGGCGGAAGAATTCGGGCGGCTATATCGTGACGAATCCGAACTGCTCGGCGATTGGGCTGGTGCTGGCGCTGAAGCCGCTCGAGGAGCGGTTCGGCATCGAGAGCCTGTTTGTGAGCACGATGCAGGCGGTGAGCGGCGCGGGGTATCCGGGCGTGGCATCGCTGGACATCCTGGGCAACGTCGTCCCCTTCATCAAGAATGAAGAAGAGAAGATGCAGGAAGAGGTCGGCAAGCTGCTGGGCCGATCGCGCGGCAACCGCATCGAGATGCTTGACGCCAAGGTGAGCGCGCACTGCAACCGCGTCCCCGTCGAAGACGGGCATACGGAGTGCGTGAGCATCAAGTTCAGGAAGAAGGCGACGCGCGAGGAGATTCTGGCGGCATGGAGCGAGTTTGCTCCGCTGCGGGGACAACATCTGCCTTCGGCACCGGAGCATCCGGTGGAGTTTGACTCCTCTGTTGACCGGCCGCAGCCTCGGCTGGACAGGATGCGCGGACACGGGATGGCATCGACGGTGGGACGGCTGCGGGAGTGCCCGCTGCTGGACTGGAAGTTTGTCGTGCTGTCGCACAACACGATTCGCGGAGCGGCTGGGGCGGCGCTGCTGAACGCTGAGGTGCTGGCGCGGATGGGCAAGCTGGACAAGCTGGGTGTACCGACTGGAAATGCAGCACAACGACAGGCGGTGCTGGCTTGA
- a CDS encoding carboxypeptidase regulatory-like domain-containing protein, with protein sequence MRERLGWVLVAGVAVGALAGVTGCKPDDAVKRGALIGKGTKAAEAAPAAAPLDEATLGSVTGIVKFAGRVPERLKIDMSMDPVCAITGGTNYAEQYEVKDGRLASVYVYIKDGPAAAMSAPVRSTEAVVMDQVGCRYTPHVVAVMRGGTVEFRNSDGTMHNIHTMPTVVGNETIDVSQGAKGAPQMKQFKEPEVMIPVRCNNHPWMNAFINVAPTPFFAVTGADGRFMITGLPAGTYTLAVVHEKMGEQTVKVTVEPKKTVTTDFTYSTK encoded by the coding sequence ATGCGGGAGAGGTTGGGTTGGGTGCTCGTGGCTGGAGTGGCCGTTGGCGCGCTTGCCGGTGTGACGGGTTGCAAGCCGGATGATGCGGTGAAGCGCGGCGCACTGATTGGCAAGGGCACCAAGGCGGCAGAGGCTGCTCCGGCGGCGGCCCCGCTCGATGAGGCCACGCTGGGATCGGTTACCGGAATAGTCAAGTTCGCCGGAAGGGTTCCGGAGCGGCTGAAGATCGACATGAGCATGGACCCGGTGTGCGCGATCACGGGTGGGACGAACTATGCCGAGCAGTATGAGGTCAAGGACGGCAGGCTGGCGAGCGTCTACGTGTACATCAAGGATGGGCCGGCGGCGGCGATGTCGGCGCCGGTGCGCTCGACGGAGGCGGTGGTGATGGACCAGGTGGGCTGCCGGTATACGCCGCATGTGGTCGCGGTGATGCGCGGAGGGACGGTGGAGTTCCGGAACTCCGATGGGACGATGCACAACATCCACACGATGCCGACGGTCGTGGGCAACGAGACGATTGATGTCTCTCAGGGGGCCAAGGGAGCACCGCAGATGAAGCAGTTCAAGGAGCCTGAAGTGATGATTCCGGTGCGGTGCAACAATCATCCGTGGATGAATGCCTTCATCAATGTTGCGCCTACTCCGTTTTTTGCCGTGACCGGGGCAGACGGAAGATTCATGATCACAGGGCTGCCGGCGGGGACATACACGCTGGCCGTAGTGCACGAGAAGATGGGGGAGCAGACGGTAAAGGTGACCGTGGAACCGAAGAAGACGGTGACGACGGATTTCACCTACTCGACGAAATGA
- a CDS encoding isocitrate dehydrogenase (NAD(+)), producing MATKRTHKVTLIPGDGIGPEVSGAVVRVLEAAGAATGVGFEWHKFAAGAEAFEQTGEYIPKALYESIERNRVALKGPVTTPVGGGFASINVTLRKKFDLYANFRPVKSLPGLKTKYPDIDLIVVRENTEDLYAGLEHEIVPGVVQSLKIITDKGSTRIAQYAFDFARKHGRKKVHAIHKANIMKLSDGLFLRCCRKVAEDFPEVEYKEHIVDNTCMQLVLNPYQYDILLTENLYGDILSDLCSAFVGGLGLVPGANLGAECAIFEAVHGSAPDIAGKDMANPTALLQSAVLMLHHLNEGETAERVQAAVEQVYREGKVLTRDVGGQSGTQAFSDAVLATMETAAVRA from the coding sequence ATGGCAACAAAGAGGACGCATAAGGTTACGTTGATTCCGGGCGATGGTATCGGGCCGGAGGTTTCAGGCGCGGTCGTGAGGGTTCTTGAGGCTGCCGGGGCCGCTACGGGCGTGGGCTTTGAGTGGCACAAGTTTGCAGCCGGTGCCGAGGCCTTCGAGCAGACGGGCGAATACATTCCGAAGGCGCTGTATGAGTCGATCGAGCGGAACCGCGTGGCGCTGAAGGGGCCGGTGACGACTCCGGTGGGCGGAGGGTTTGCGTCGATCAACGTGACGCTCAGGAAGAAGTTCGATCTGTATGCGAACTTCAGGCCGGTGAAGAGCCTGCCGGGGCTGAAGACGAAGTATCCGGACATCGACCTGATTGTGGTGCGCGAGAACACGGAGGACCTGTACGCGGGGCTGGAGCACGAGATCGTGCCGGGGGTGGTGCAGTCGCTGAAGATCATCACGGATAAGGGATCGACGCGGATTGCGCAGTATGCGTTCGACTTTGCTCGGAAGCATGGGCGAAAGAAGGTTCACGCGATCCACAAGGCAAACATCATGAAGCTGTCGGATGGGCTGTTTTTGCGGTGCTGCCGGAAGGTTGCAGAAGACTTTCCTGAGGTGGAGTACAAGGAGCACATCGTCGATAACACGTGCATGCAGCTAGTGCTGAATCCTTACCAGTACGACATTCTGCTCACCGAGAATCTGTATGGGGACATTCTGAGCGACCTTTGCAGCGCGTTTGTGGGTGGGTTGGGGCTGGTTCCGGGAGCGAACCTGGGAGCGGAGTGCGCGATCTTCGAGGCGGTGCATGGGTCGGCTCCTGATATTGCGGGCAAGGACATGGCGAACCCGACGGCTCTGCTGCAGAGCGCGGTGCTGATGCTGCATCACCTGAACGAGGGTGAGACGGCGGAGCGTGTGCAGGCCGCCGTGGAGCAGGTGTATCGCGAGGGCAAGGTGCTGACGCGCGATGTGGGCGGCCAGAGCGGGACGCAGGCGTTCTCGGATGCTGTGCTGGCGACGATGGAGACGGCGGCGGTTCGGGCTTAG
- the nrdR gene encoding transcriptional regulator NrdR, whose protein sequence is MKCPYCGFTQDRVVDSRESKEADSIRRRRECEGCNKRFTTYERIDEIPYMVVKKDGRREKFDRQKVLSGLLHACEKRPVPAVKLEQIVDETEAYVVDSPERERSTSEVGELIMTRLKEIDTVAYIRFASVYRDFKDVREFKQELEELLNGRDSKKRK, encoded by the coding sequence ATGAAGTGTCCCTACTGCGGGTTTACCCAGGATCGAGTTGTCGATTCGCGCGAGAGCAAAGAGGCTGATTCGATTCGTCGACGGCGGGAGTGCGAGGGCTGCAACAAGCGGTTCACGACGTACGAACGGATCGACGAGATTCCCTACATGGTGGTGAAGAAGGACGGCCGGCGGGAGAAGTTCGACCGGCAGAAGGTCCTGAGCGGGTTGCTGCACGCGTGCGAGAAGCGGCCTGTACCGGCGGTGAAGCTGGAGCAGATCGTCGATGAGACGGAGGCCTACGTGGTGGATTCACCGGAGCGCGAGCGCTCGACCAGCGAGGTGGGTGAGCTGATTATGACGCGGCTCAAGGAGATCGACACGGTAGCGTATATCCGGTTTGCAAGCGTGTACCGGGACTTCAAGGACGTTCGCGAGTTCAAGCAGGAGCTGGAAGAACTGCTGAACGGAAGAGATTCAAAGAAAAGGAAGTAG